ATGCGCTGGGTCTTGGCGCGTTTGCGTTTGGGAGCTGCGGGCGGCGTCATGAGCAATCCTGAAAGCGCATCGGTCTGAGGCAACAATACCTTGCGGAATATAATCAAAACAGCGGCGCGTCCAGACAGGGAGACGTCGGGCAGATCACTTCCCAAGTCCACATAGCCTGGTGATAACCCGACCATCTGCCCAATAGATGGCCATGCGCTTTTCGACTTCAGCCCAAGTTTCAAAGCCGCTTTCTAGACCATCCGTAAAAGTACTGATTTAATGTCTCCGCACCGAAGGCATTGCCATATTCGGCTATTTTTCGCCAACCATTCCGCAAAGCGAGGCTGCTCCATCCTCTTAAAACAGTACTTTAAAGTATTGACAGAAGGTCGGCGCTCGCTATGGTGGCACCCGAGAGCAGCGACAGGGGAAGCCGCTCCGAACAGGCGCCACGACCATGCGAGCGCCCGACATCAGCCGCTGGGGATTATTCGGGAGGGGAAATATGCTGGCTAAATCAATGCTATTTGGTTTGGGTGTACTCACCGTTGCGACTGCCGCGCGAGCGGATGTCTCGGTGTGCATTTCTGTCTCCGCGACGGGGCCCGCCTCGGCGCTCGGCTCCACGCAGCAGAATTCCGTTCGCTTCCTGCCGCCGAAGGTCGCGGACCAGACCCTGCGCTACACCGTCTATGACGATGCGACCGACACCAGCCTCGCCACGCAGAATGCGCGCAAATGCGTCAACGACCAGGCGGCCGACGTTCTGATCGGCGGCAGCGGCACGCCGACGGCAGCGGCCATCGCGCCTGTGGCTGCGGAAGCGCAGATTCCTTTTCTCTCGCTCGCGCCGTTCGCCGCCAAGGGTGATCAAAGCAAGTGGAGCTTCGTCGTGCCGCAGCCCATGCGCGTGATGATCGAAGCTATCGTCGGCGACATCAAGACCAAAGGCATCAAGAAGCTCGGCTACATCGGCTATAACGACAGCCTCGGCGATCTCACGCTCAACTCGCTTCTGCCCCTGGCGCAGGCGGCCGGAATCACCGTTTCGCCCATCGAACGCTTCGCCCGCAACGACACCAGCGTCACCGCGCAAGTGCTCAAGATCGTCGCGGAAAATCCGGGCGCCGTACTGGTCGTCGGCTCGGGCGCACCCGCCGCCGGCCCCAATCTCGCGCTGGCGGAGCGCGGCTATAGCGGCCAGATCTATCACACCCATGGCTCGGCCAGCCCGGCCTTTCTGCAGGTCGCCGGCGCTTCCGCCAATGGCACCATCCTGCCCGTCGGCCCGATCGGCATCGTCGAACAGTTGAGCGACGACAATCCGAGCAAGATCATCGGCGCGAAATATAAAACCAGCTACGAAGCCGTGTTCGGCGCCGGCTCCATCTCCAGCTTCGGCGGCTATCTCTACGATGCGGCGCTGATCGTCGCGACCACAACGCCCAAGGCCCTCGAAGCGGGAAAGCCCGGCACCCCCGCCTTCCGCAATGCGCTGCGCACGGCATTTGAGAACCTGCCCGGCGTTCCCGGCGTCCACGGCGTCTATGCCAGCACGCCCGACAATCACGAACTGGCCGACAATGCCAAGAGCCGCGTCATGACGCGGGTCGTCGGCGGCAAACTCACCCTCCTGCCGTAAGCGAAGGAACACAGGATGCTTGACGTGGTGGGAAAGCCTGACGCCCTCGGGGCGATGTTCGCGCAGCCGGACGTGACCGTGGAACGGCGCAGCGATGGCAGTTTCATTCTGTCGTCCAACACGACGGCGGTACAAACCTCCGCCACGGTCGGCGCGTGGTTGGAACATTGGGCCCGCGCCACGCCGGACAATGTGTTCGTCGCGCAGCGGGACCAGGCCGGTGCGCCCTGGCGGCGCGTGACCTATCGGCAGGCATGGGCCAGCGTTCTTTCCATCGCCACGGCCCTGTCACAACGCGATCTCTCGCCCGAACGGCCTTTGGCCGTTCTGTCGGACAATTCGATCGAGGTTCTGCTCCTGAGCCTGGCGGCGATCCAGATCGGTGTGCCCGTCGTCAGTATCACCTCCGCTTATTCTCTTGTCGCGACGGACTATGCCAAGCTCGAAGCGATGATCGCTCTGTCGACGCCCGGCCTCATCTACGCCGACGACGGCCCGCGTTATGCCAAGGCCTTGGCGGCGATAGATCCCCACGGCCCGCATGAAGTCGTGTCCCTTCACAACACGCGGTCGGGCGACACCGCCTTCCAGGATTTGTGCGTCCCTGCGGACGAAGCGCGGGTGCGCGCGCGCATGACGACGGTGGGTCCGGATACGATCACACGCATTCTGTTCACCTCCGGCTCCACGGGCACGCCGAAGGGCGTGATCAACACGCAGCGCATGAACACCACGATGGCTGATGCGCGTACGCAGCTCTGGCCCGTTCTCGAACGCATGCCGCCAGTGATCGTCGATTGGCTGCCCTGGAGCCACACGTTCGGCGCCAATCACAACCTGTTCCTGATCATGCGCAATGGCGGCGCGATGTATATCGATGCCGGCCGCCCCGCGCCCGGCCTGATGGACACCACTTTGGCGAATATCCGCGACGTCAGACCCAACATCTTCCTGAACGTGCCACGCGGCTTCGATATGCTGGTCGACGTCATGGATGCCGACAAGGAATTTCGCCGACAGTTCTTCATGTCCGTCAAAATCATGTTCTATGCCGGTGCCGCGCTCGGCATCAAAACGTGGACGCGGCTGCAGGAGCACTCCATTGCCGCCGTCGGCACGATGACACCGACATTGACGGCCTGGGGTTCGACGGAAACCTCGCCCGTGGCAACCGATTGCCATTACATGGCCGAGACCAATGGCAATATCGGCGTGCCGATCCCCGGATGTCAGATCAAACTGCTGCCGCGCGGCGACAAGATCGAGGCGCGGATCAAGGGGCCGAACGTGACGCCGGGCTA
This sequence is a window from Beijerinckia sp. 28-YEA-48. Protein-coding genes within it:
- a CDS encoding feruloyl-CoA synthase translates to MLDVVGKPDALGAMFAQPDVTVERRSDGSFILSSNTTAVQTSATVGAWLEHWARATPDNVFVAQRDQAGAPWRRVTYRQAWASVLSIATALSQRDLSPERPLAVLSDNSIEVLLLSLAAIQIGVPVVSITSAYSLVATDYAKLEAMIALSTPGLIYADDGPRYAKALAAIDPHGPHEVVSLHNTRSGDTAFQDLCVPADEARVRARMTTVGPDTITRILFTSGSTGTPKGVINTQRMNTTMADARTQLWPVLERMPPVIVDWLPWSHTFGANHNLFLIMRNGGAMYIDAGRPAPGLMDTTLANIRDVRPNIFLNVPRGFDMLVDVMDADKEFRRQFFMSVKIMFYAGAALGIKTWTRLQEHSIAAVGTMTPTLTAWGSTETSPVATDCHYMAETNGNIGVPIPGCQIKLLPRGDKIEARIKGPNVTPGYFRSPELTAEAFDEEGFYKIGDALRLADDSDPNRGMIFDGRIGEDFKLLTGTWVNVATVKARAVAALAPLAQEVVVAGHDADHIGFLIFPNLAACQALSGLPETATRAQILAAPTVVARVREAMQALRAQGGGSSSYAAAALLLIEPPSINDGEITDKGYINQRRVQTCRADLVAALMSASPAPGRITL
- a CDS encoding ABC transporter substrate-binding protein; translation: MLAKSMLFGLGVLTVATAARADVSVCISVSATGPASALGSTQQNSVRFLPPKVADQTLRYTVYDDATDTSLATQNARKCVNDQAADVLIGGSGTPTAAAIAPVAAEAQIPFLSLAPFAAKGDQSKWSFVVPQPMRVMIEAIVGDIKTKGIKKLGYIGYNDSLGDLTLNSLLPLAQAAGITVSPIERFARNDTSVTAQVLKIVAENPGAVLVVGSGAPAAGPNLALAERGYSGQIYHTHGSASPAFLQVAGASANGTILPVGPIGIVEQLSDDNPSKIIGAKYKTSYEAVFGAGSISSFGGYLYDAALIVATTTPKALEAGKPGTPAFRNALRTAFENLPGVPGVHGVYASTPDNHELADNAKSRVMTRVVGGKLTLLP